CGCCCGGTGTTCGAGGCGGACGCCGAGACCACGGCGGACGAGCCGAGCGACATCCCGGCCGAGCTGTCCGACTACGAGGACTGGCTGGGTGAGACCTGGCGCCATCCGGCACTCGACCACGAGCTGACGTCGGTCGTGCTGGTCGACGGGGAGGTGGCGGCGTTCAGCGCGGCACGGACCGACGGTCTGACCCGCTACATGTCGGGGATGACCGGAACCCGCCGGGCCTACCGCAACCGGGGCCTTGCCAGGCTCGCGAAGAACGACTCGCTGCACCGGGCGCGCGCCGCCGGGTACACGGACGCGTACACCGGCAATGACGCGGACAACGGCCCGATGCTGGCGGTCAACCGATGGTTCGGCTACGAGGTCTGCGCCACGGAGGTGCGGTATGTCCGCGAGCTCGGTTGAGGTCACCCTGGTCAAGGCAGGCCGGACGAAGATCAGCTACCCGGCGACGGTGGTACGCGACGACGGCGTCCGGCTGACGGTGACGGCCCCGTGGGCCGCTCCGGGCGTGCGTGACTTCGGCTTCGTACGGTTCGAGCCCGGCGATGTGTTCACCGAGCACTACTGGCGCGACCGCTGGTTCGCCGTCAAGGAGGTCCATACCGGCGCGGGCGAGCTCAAGGGCTGGTACTGCGACATCACCCGTCCCGCCGTGCTGCGGGACGGCGGGCTTCTGGTCGAGGACCTGGATCTCGATCTGTGGGTGTCGGCGGACGGCTCGTCCGTACTCCGGCTGGACGAGGACGAGTTCGAGGAGAGCGGTCTCGCCGCACGCGATCCGGCGGCGGCCGGGGCGGCCCTGCGGGCGCTGGACGAGCTGGAGCTCCTGGCCCGCGCGGAGGGCCTGGCGTCGCTGCTGGCCTGACGGAGGCAGAGGCGCGCCCCGGCCGACAGCGTCGGCCCTCCCGCCGGAGCCCGGCTGATCTAGAGTTCTCAGGCCAGTTCCTCACCCGGTGACCTGAGAAGGAATCACGGATTATGCCCACTGAGACGTTCGAGTTTCAGGTGGAAGCCCGCCAGCTTCTGCAGATGATGATCCACTCGATCTACTCGAACAAGGACGTGTTCCTGCGCGAACTCGTCTCCAACGCCTCCGACGCCCTCGACAAGTTGCGGCTCGAAGCGCTCCGCGACGACTCTCTCGGCGCGGACGTGTCCGACCTGCACATCGACATCGAGACCGACCGGCAGGCCCGTACGCTGACCGTGCGGGACAACGGCATCGGGATGTCGCACGAAGAAGTGGTCCAGCTCATCGGGACCATCGCGAACTCGGGCACCGCGAAGTTCCTGCGGGAACTCAAGGATGCCGAGGACAGCGCCGCGGCCGAAGGACTGATCGGCCAGTTCGGAGTCGGGTTCTACTCCAGCTTCATGGTGGCCGACGAGGTCACGCTGGTGACCCGGCGCGCGGGCGAGAGCCGGGGCACCCGCTGGACGTCGAGCGGCGAGGGCACGTACACGATCGAGACCGTCGACGGCGCTCCCCAGGGCACCGCGGTCACGCTCCGGCTCAAGCCGGAGGACACCGATGACCGGCTCTACGACTACACCTCTCCCTGGAAGATCAGGGAGATCGTCAAGCGGTACTCGGACTTCATCACCTGGCCCGTCAGGATGGTCCCGGAGACCCCGGACGCGGACGCCGCGGGCACGGACGCGGCGTCCGACGACGCCCCGCGCGAGCCCGAGACCCTCAACTCGATGAAGGCCCTCTGGGCGCGCTCGCGCGACGAGGTCACGGACGACGAGTACCACGAGCTGTACAAGCACATCAGCCACGACTGGATCGCCCCGCTCGAAACCATCCGGCTGCAGGCGGAGGGCACGTTCGAGTACCAGGCGCTGCTCTTCATCCCGTCGCACGCGCCCCAGGACCTGTTCATGCAGGGGTACAAGCGCGGCATCCAGCTCTATGTGAAGCGCGTCTTCATCATGGACGACTGCGAAGCGCTGATGCCGCCGTACCTGCGCTTCGTCAAGGGCGTCGTCGACGCGCAGGACCTGTCGCTCAATGTGTCGCGCGAGATCCTCCAGCAGGACCGCCAGATCCAGCTGATGCACCGGCGCCTGGCGAAGAAGGTGCTGTCGACGGTCAAGGACATGATGTCCGCCGACCCGGAGCGCTACGCCACGTTCTGGCGGGAGTTCGGCCGCGTCCTCAAGGAGGGGCTGCTGAGCGACTTCGAGAACCGCGACGCCATCCTCGGGGTCGCCTCCTTCGCCACGACCCACGACAAGGACGAGCCGGCCACTCTGCGGCAGTACGTGGAGCGGATGAAGGACGGCCAGGAGCACATCTACTACCTCACGGGTGAGTCCAGGCAGTCCATCGAGAACTCCCCGCACATGGAGGCGTTCCGGGCCAAGGGCGTCGAGGTGCTGCTGCTGACCGATCCGGTCGACGAGGTGTGGGTCGAGGCGGAGCCGGAGTTCGACGGCAAGAAGCTGCGGTCCGTCGCCAAGGGCGAGGTCGACCTCGGCACCGAGGAGGAGAAGAAGGAGGCCGCGACCGAGCGGGAGAACCGCCAGCAGGAGTACGCGGATCTGCTCGCCTGGATGACGGACCGGCTGAGCGAGACCGTCAAGGAGGTACGGCTCTCCTCACGCCTCACCGTCTCCCCCGCC
This sequence is a window from Streptomyces sp. NBC_01217. Protein-coding genes within it:
- a CDS encoding DUF402 domain-containing protein, whose product is MSASSVEVTLVKAGRTKISYPATVVRDDGVRLTVTAPWAAPGVRDFGFVRFEPGDVFTEHYWRDRWFAVKEVHTGAGELKGWYCDITRPAVLRDGGLLVEDLDLDLWVSADGSSVLRLDEDEFEESGLAARDPAAAGAALRALDELELLARAEGLASLLA
- the htpG gene encoding molecular chaperone HtpG, with protein sequence MPTETFEFQVEARQLLQMMIHSIYSNKDVFLRELVSNASDALDKLRLEALRDDSLGADVSDLHIDIETDRQARTLTVRDNGIGMSHEEVVQLIGTIANSGTAKFLRELKDAEDSAAAEGLIGQFGVGFYSSFMVADEVTLVTRRAGESRGTRWTSSGEGTYTIETVDGAPQGTAVTLRLKPEDTDDRLYDYTSPWKIREIVKRYSDFITWPVRMVPETPDADAAGTDAASDDAPREPETLNSMKALWARSRDEVTDDEYHELYKHISHDWIAPLETIRLQAEGTFEYQALLFIPSHAPQDLFMQGYKRGIQLYVKRVFIMDDCEALMPPYLRFVKGVVDAQDLSLNVSREILQQDRQIQLMHRRLAKKVLSTVKDMMSADPERYATFWREFGRVLKEGLLSDFENRDAILGVASFATTHDKDEPATLRQYVERMKDGQEHIYYLTGESRQSIENSPHMEAFRAKGVEVLLLTDPVDEVWVEAEPEFDGKKLRSVAKGEVDLGTEEEKKEAATERENRQQEYADLLAWMTDRLSETVKEVRLSSRLTVSPACIVSDTHDVTPALENMYRAMGQPVPHVKRILELNPEHPLVSGLKQAHAGRGEDTGTGLEETAELLHDLALLAEGGELGDPSRFVRLMADRLERTL